In Thermodesulforhabdaceae bacterium, the following proteins share a genomic window:
- a CDS encoding pyridoxamine 5'-phosphate oxidase family protein, producing MKELKDYFENHKGIGVLATADDKGVVNVAIFARPHFFEDDTLGFIMPDRLTHNNLQKNPHAAYLFMEEGPGYKGKRLILKKVSEVTDKETILAIKRKFYPDDFDKELFLVKFEVTKVLPLVGV from the coding sequence ATGAAAGAACTTAAAGATTACTTCGAAAATCACAAAGGCATTGGTGTATTGGCTACTGCGGATGATAAGGGAGTGGTTAATGTGGCTATCTTTGCGAGACCTCACTTCTTTGAAGACGACACCCTGGGGTTTATAATGCCAGACCGACTTACTCACAACAATCTTCAAAAGAACCCACATGCTGCCTACCTGTTCATGGAGGAAGGTCCGGGATACAAAGGTAAACGTCTCATTCTTAAAAAGGTTTCCGAGGTGACGGATAAGGAAACCATACTGGCAATCAAGAGAAAATTCTACCCAGACGACTTTGATAAAGAGTTATTTTTGGTAAAATTCGAAGTGACAAAAGTTCTTCCTTTAGTAGGCGTATAA
- a CDS encoding cation diffusion facilitator family transporter produces MEKVCHHSIHQSGNEIKLAGRVLLISIVINLMIPVVQIVGGIYANSMAIISDALHNLGDVLTLGLTYAAFLLARKTATSTHTFGYKRAEVIAAFFNAIVIMGASAVILKEAIGKLIHPEPVSGKLVVGLAVVGMIGNGLSAWFLHHHSTQNVNIRSAFIHLIGDFLTSFAVFVGGIVLIFKPWHWIDPILSLIIVVFIAKGCWEIFRDTLRILMEATPPHVNLQKVKESIENIQGVLGAHYLHAWMVHPSNVAFSCHVVVEDQPLSRLAELRKNIENLLESQFKINHPVLQFETAPCGNGGLLCELFCSHNTNISHDVSAHFQKTDSTSSFISSDNKRPSFIKSGLFNKYREFCFVVLRVIFGGIFIFASIDKILHPKAFAEIVFNYQLLPDILINLVALCLPWIEAICGLFIIIGRGVLGGLAILNCLLVIFTASIILNIIRGIDITCGCFSTEITTASALTMWLEVIRDLVLLGVGVTLLRHYIRKRLGKSSHA; encoded by the coding sequence ATGGAAAAAGTCTGTCATCACAGTATCCATCAATCCGGAAACGAAATTAAGCTAGCTGGGCGAGTGTTATTAATATCCATCGTTATAAATCTTATGATCCCGGTTGTTCAGATCGTGGGGGGAATTTACGCCAATAGTATGGCGATAATATCCGACGCTCTTCATAATCTGGGTGATGTACTGACTCTCGGGCTTACCTATGCCGCATTTCTTTTAGCCAGAAAAACAGCAACATCGACTCATACTTTTGGATATAAACGAGCCGAAGTAATCGCCGCCTTTTTTAATGCGATCGTCATAATGGGGGCTTCTGCCGTCATACTAAAAGAAGCCATTGGAAAATTGATCCATCCTGAGCCAGTATCAGGCAAACTGGTGGTGGGGCTTGCGGTTGTGGGCATGATCGGAAATGGTTTGTCAGCGTGGTTTCTCCATCACCATTCAACTCAAAACGTCAATATAAGAAGCGCTTTCATCCATTTAATTGGGGACTTTCTGACGTCCTTTGCGGTATTCGTGGGCGGTATAGTACTTATATTCAAGCCATGGCACTGGATTGATCCCATACTTTCTTTAATTATCGTAGTTTTTATTGCAAAAGGATGCTGGGAGATATTCCGTGATACTCTGAGAATACTTATGGAAGCAACCCCTCCGCACGTAAATCTTCAAAAAGTCAAGGAATCTATTGAAAACATTCAGGGAGTTTTGGGAGCTCATTATTTGCACGCCTGGATGGTGCATCCTTCCAATGTTGCCTTTTCCTGCCATGTAGTAGTGGAAGATCAACCATTAAGTAGGCTTGCCGAACTTCGCAAAAATATTGAAAATTTGCTCGAAAGCCAGTTCAAAATAAATCACCCTGTCCTTCAGTTTGAAACTGCACCTTGTGGCAACGGGGGGTTGCTGTGTGAACTCTTCTGTTCTCATAACACCAATATATCACACGATGTTTCTGCTCACTTTCAAAAGACAGACTCTACGTCTTCATTTATTTCTTCCGATAATAAACGACCATCATTCATAAAATCCGGTTTATTCAACAAGTATAGGGAGTTTTGCTTTGTTGTATTGCGAGTTATTTTTGGAGGGATTTTCATTTTTGCAAGCATAGATAAAATTCTTCATCCAAAAGCTTTTGCCGAGATTGTTTTTAATTATCAACTTCTACCCGACATTCTGATAAATCTGGTTGCTCTATGCCTTCCATGGATTGAAGCCATATGCGGTCTGTTTATAATAATTGGGCGTGGAGTTTTAGGGGGATTAGCTATATTAAATTGTCTTCTTGTTATTTTCACAGCATCAATCATTCTAAACATCATAAGAGGTATAGACATAACCTGTGGTTGTTTTTCCACCGAAATTACCACTGCATCAGCGCTTACCATGTGGCTTGAAGTAATAAGAGACCTGGTTTTGCTTGGTGTAGGAGTAACCCTGCTAAGGCACTACATCAGGAAACGCCTTGGTAAGTCGTCCCACGCCTAG
- a CDS encoding radical SAM/SPASM domain-containing protein, with product MLSTRYLNNSTAETNFRLKWIQIEVSSLCQASCIYCPHTAYRKLWLGRLFPEALFSKLTSVFTHSDLVFLQGWGEPLLHPQFFDFIRIAKQHGSMVGTTTNGMLVNRDIAKQLVDSGLDIISFSLAGSSLKNDLVRCGTSINHVLKAIEWVREERERRMSPTPRIHIAYLFLRSLASELEKLPSIAADAGAEKIVISTLSLIPDPSLTGEAFFTSETMWEEESKELQDLVKEHILKEASNWAGKIEVDLETKKFHYKKTKPIQCPERPWDSLFIGSDGKVSPCVFLCLPVRRAPVDMFQMNFGSLANVSDAENILHRPSYQVFRESFEQGSLPFPCSRCARRGTTYQGVS from the coding sequence ATGCTATCAACGAGATACCTTAACAATTCTACGGCAGAAACAAATTTTCGGCTAAAGTGGATTCAAATAGAGGTTAGCTCTCTGTGCCAGGCATCCTGTATTTACTGTCCTCACACAGCTTACAGGAAATTGTGGTTAGGAAGATTATTCCCGGAAGCTCTATTCTCAAAACTTACCTCAGTGTTTACTCATTCAGATTTGGTCTTTCTTCAGGGGTGGGGCGAGCCTCTTCTTCATCCTCAATTTTTTGATTTCATAAGAATTGCTAAACAACATGGCTCCATGGTGGGCACAACAACAAACGGTATGCTTGTAAACCGGGATATAGCAAAGCAACTCGTCGATTCTGGACTCGACATTATTTCTTTTTCTCTTGCCGGGAGCTCCCTAAAAAACGACCTGGTTAGATGCGGCACATCGATTAATCATGTTTTGAAAGCAATAGAATGGGTGAGAGAAGAACGAGAGCGGCGGATGAGCCCAACACCTAGGATTCATATTGCTTATCTTTTTTTGCGATCCCTAGCGTCCGAACTTGAAAAATTACCCTCGATTGCAGCAGATGCCGGTGCAGAGAAAATAGTAATCAGCACCCTTTCACTGATCCCAGATCCAAGTCTTACTGGAGAAGCTTTCTTTACTTCTGAAACAATGTGGGAAGAGGAAAGCAAAGAACTTCAAGATCTCGTAAAGGAGCATATTTTGAAAGAAGCTTCTAATTGGGCTGGAAAAATCGAAGTGGATTTAGAAACAAAGAAATTTCATTACAAAAAAACGAAGCCCATACAGTGTCCTGAACGTCCCTGGGATAGTCTGTTCATAGGATCTGACGGGAAAGTGTCGCCCTGCGTTTTTTTATGCCTTCCCGTAAGGAGAGCTCCCGTAGATATGTTTCAGATGAACTTTGGATCTCTGGCGAATGTTTCCGATGCTGAAAATATCTTACACAGACCAAGCTACCAGGTTTTTAGAGAAAGCTTTGAACAAGGCAGTCTGCCCTTTCCCTGCTCAAGATGCGCTAGGCGTGGGACGACTTACCAAGGCGTTTCCTGA
- a CDS encoding HD domain-containing protein — translation MPFKDTTPALSELIREAKQEFYELCRQSLPGIEEARSFGNRIAGIIGDFFSTMKSRYPWAVIGVGGLGRGELSFLSDIDVLFLYRSGLEKTFHEFIQTFTYSLWDVGVEIGHNTLSLTGAIVLAKENFSVFTSHITSKFIAGDLGLYSEWRQRLRRLVGSKGKRVFLQELKKYLRSRLDRYGDSSYLLEPHVKEGIGGLRDVHIVRWICWVIYGTTDYESLPDDVLSRDEKLWLIEAENFLWQVRLQLHAMRGRRQDQIYFTDLEKLVASALGEFIGAYSSLEHRRNPSQVYKNTHLDDKDKKQSEGDIRETVEAFMRNYYQHTSRIRRISTFLFERFKYMVMEKTADERRFFAYIPKGEPVADGLFLLEGNHIRFANPSDIAKRPSIMMALFREAALRGSHFHHRTGQIIRAHLPFLTDDVRCDAGVIEHFFEILLNSNHAFNVLKMMMETGFLQTFIPEFQHVRYRVQYDAYHLYTVDEHLLRTVRELHLIETSPDPSVERMKAPDIIRRLTHSQHKCLFLAALLHDIGKGHGKNHAERGAAVSDAICERLGIHVEERELVKFLIRHHLVLAETALKRDLSDEKPIVRCATVVEDVDRLDMLYLLTIADSKATGPSAWNTWRASLLRELYGKVRRVLSGRDWQTDVGQRIKAVQSRVLELFREKMALSETDEVGRITAWCETLSHRYLLSQPPEAIVEHYFMEKQLSEISASSEYKDALKSALVVRTEPVLSFEGGARQDLSEQSDKGGDIWQVTVATYDRPGLFALITGVLWCCGVNILSADIFTRSSGIALDVLLVNQLPDPLRTEELWDRFKRDMERSLQDRSYLDQLIQNRVSSYRLRRTIPPVRPDRVVIDEESSDFYTIVEVYTWDRPGVLYAIADELFRLELSIQLAKITTPGAQVADVFYVTTLDGSKLMNPEFHEHVRERILARLVEIPSN, via the coding sequence ATGCCCTTTAAGGATACGACGCCTGCACTTTCAGAGTTGATTCGGGAGGCTAAACAGGAATTTTACGAACTCTGTCGCCAGAGTCTTCCAGGTATTGAAGAAGCCAGATCTTTTGGCAATAGGATTGCCGGAATAATTGGTGATTTCTTCTCGACGATGAAAAGTCGCTATCCCTGGGCGGTTATTGGAGTTGGAGGATTGGGGCGAGGCGAACTCAGTTTTCTGTCTGATATCGATGTTCTCTTTCTCTACCGCTCGGGGCTAGAAAAGACCTTCCACGAATTCATCCAAACCTTTACCTATTCCCTTTGGGATGTTGGAGTGGAAATCGGTCATAATACTCTTTCATTAACAGGGGCTATTGTTCTTGCGAAGGAAAATTTTTCGGTTTTTACAAGCCACATAACATCAAAGTTTATTGCCGGAGATTTGGGGCTTTATTCCGAATGGCGGCAGCGCCTTCGAAGACTCGTTGGTTCTAAAGGAAAAAGAGTTTTCTTGCAAGAACTCAAAAAATATCTTCGCTCAAGGCTGGATCGCTACGGTGACAGCTCTTACCTGTTAGAACCCCACGTTAAGGAGGGAATCGGCGGGCTTAGAGATGTCCACATTGTAAGATGGATATGCTGGGTAATCTACGGAACAACCGACTATGAAAGTCTTCCAGACGATGTGCTTTCTCGCGACGAAAAACTGTGGCTTATAGAAGCAGAAAATTTCTTGTGGCAGGTTCGGCTTCAGTTGCACGCAATGAGAGGAAGACGGCAGGATCAGATATACTTTACCGACCTGGAAAAGCTGGTTGCTTCAGCTCTTGGTGAATTTATTGGTGCCTATTCATCACTTGAGCACCGACGCAATCCATCTCAAGTTTATAAAAACACCCACCTGGATGATAAAGATAAAAAACAGAGCGAAGGCGATATCAGAGAAACCGTCGAAGCTTTTATGCGAAATTACTATCAGCATACGTCGAGAATCAGAAGAATCTCCACCTTTCTTTTTGAACGATTCAAATACATGGTGATGGAAAAAACCGCAGATGAAAGAAGGTTTTTTGCTTATATTCCAAAAGGAGAGCCTGTAGCAGACGGGCTCTTCTTACTGGAAGGAAACCACATTCGTTTTGCCAATCCTTCAGATATTGCTAAACGCCCTTCTATTATGATGGCCCTCTTTAGAGAAGCAGCCCTGCGAGGATCCCACTTCCATCATAGAACCGGTCAGATTATACGTGCTCACCTCCCTTTTTTGACTGACGATGTGCGATGTGATGCTGGCGTAATAGAGCATTTTTTCGAGATACTTCTTAATTCTAATCATGCCTTTAATGTGCTTAAAATGATGATGGAAACCGGTTTTCTCCAGACATTCATCCCCGAATTTCAACATGTCAGGTATCGAGTCCAATACGATGCGTATCACTTATACACGGTCGATGAGCATCTTCTCAGAACCGTGAGAGAACTTCACCTTATAGAAACCAGCCCGGATCCATCGGTCGAGCGCATGAAAGCTCCAGATATAATTAGAAGATTGACCCATTCTCAGCACAAGTGTCTTTTTCTTGCCGCTCTTCTTCATGACATCGGAAAAGGACATGGAAAGAACCACGCTGAGCGGGGTGCGGCAGTGTCTGATGCAATATGTGAACGTTTAGGGATTCATGTGGAAGAGCGGGAACTTGTAAAGTTCTTGATTAGACATCATCTAGTTCTTGCCGAAACTGCTCTCAAAAGAGATCTTTCTGACGAAAAGCCCATTGTTAGATGCGCCACGGTAGTCGAAGATGTGGATCGTCTCGATATGCTTTATTTGCTCACCATAGCTGATTCAAAAGCCACGGGACCAAGTGCGTGGAACACCTGGCGAGCGTCCTTGCTTCGAGAGCTTTACGGGAAGGTAAGGCGAGTGCTTTCAGGGCGTGATTGGCAAACCGATGTTGGACAACGAATTAAAGCGGTTCAGTCTCGAGTGCTGGAACTTTTCCGTGAAAAAATGGCTCTATCAGAAACAGATGAAGTCGGCAGGATAACTGCCTGGTGTGAGACTCTTTCTCATCGCTATCTTTTGAGCCAACCGCCTGAAGCGATCGTTGAACATTACTTTATGGAGAAGCAGTTATCCGAAATATCCGCGTCTTCTGAATACAAGGATGCTCTAAAATCCGCTCTTGTGGTGCGAACCGAGCCGGTTTTATCCTTCGAAGGCGGAGCACGGCAGGATTTATCCGAACAAAGTGATAAGGGCGGGGACATCTGGCAGGTCACTGTTGCCACTTACGATCGTCCAGGGCTTTTTGCTCTTATTACGGGAGTTTTGTGGTGCTGTGGTGTCAACATTCTTTCAGCAGATATTTTTACAAGAAGTTCTGGAATAGCGCTTGACGTGCTCCTTGTTAACCAGCTTCCTGATCCGTTACGGACAGAAGAACTTTGGGATCGCTTTAAGCGGGATATGGAAAGGTCTCTACAGGATAGATCCTACCTTGATCAGCTTATCCAGAACCGAGTCAGCTCCTACCGTCTAAGGCGAACCATTCCTCCAGTAAGACCTGACAGGGTGGTAATTGATGAAGAATCGTCGGACTTTTACACCATCGTAGAAGTTTACACCTGGGATCGTCCTGGAGTCCTGTATGCTATTGCTGATGAACTGTTTCGCCTGGAGTTATCTATACAGCTAGCAAAAATTACTACACCAGGTGCTCAGGTGGCTGATGTTTTTTACGTTACTACACTGGATGGATCTAAGCTTATGAACCCGGAATTTCACGAGCACGTTCGGGAACGTATTCTTGCTCGACTCGTTGAAATTCCGTCCAACTAA
- a CDS encoding P-II family nitrogen regulator yields MKLISAIIKPFKLDDVKERLSEIGVKGMTITEVKGFGRQKGRTEIYRGAEYVVDFIPKIKIEIACEDHRVMEIVEAIHEAARTGKIGDGKIFILPLENCMRIRTGEWGEDAL; encoded by the coding sequence ATGAAGCTTATTTCGGCTATCATTAAACCCTTCAAACTTGACGATGTCAAAGAGCGTCTTTCTGAAATTGGCGTTAAAGGAATGACCATTACGGAAGTGAAGGGCTTCGGACGTCAAAAGGGACGGACGGAAATTTACCGTGGGGCTGAATATGTGGTGGATTTTATTCCCAAAATTAAGATAGAGATCGCCTGTGAAGACCATAGAGTTATGGAGATCGTAGAAGCCATACATGAAGCGGCAAGAACTGGAAAGATTGGTGATGGGAAGATTTTTATCCTGCCCTTAGAAAACTGTATGCGAATTAGAACTGGAGAATGGGGGGAAGATGCCCTTTAA
- a CDS encoding NAD+ synthase, translating to MKIGLAQINSLIGDFSGNVERMSRMVDEARKKGCQIVIFPELSVVGYPPRDFLDRPAFFEASCQVLPAIEHMSHDIAIIFGLITRNDRSMGKPYRNTAIFMHRGEIIAKAHKRLLPFYDVFDEERYFEPGDETPVVAWQGFNFALTICEDIWNREGILPRKFYPVDPVEELKGKARKLSAIVNIAASPYFVGKIEQVIVPLLSRVARELNTPVIYVNQVGGNDELIFQGHSMVVTPAGEVVCRGASFKEDLVLFDLNSMSGEVRQDYSSSVDQLIDALCLGIRDYVKKCGFPGVVMGLSGGIDSAVTAALATLSLGADRVWGIAMPGPYSSPESFEDAKELSERLGIRFHLVPIVEMFNSTCGALSDLFKGLSPDVTEENIQARLRGLVLMAISNKFGLLLLSTGNKSELAVGYCTLYGDMNGGLAVIGDVPKTLVYKIAERLNERYDRIPRRIIEKPPSAELRPNQRDQDTLPPYDILDDILELYISENMSFEEIVKRGFDRDVVEQVIRMVIKNEYKRRQAPPVLKVTTKAFGSGRRMPIAHGYKEV from the coding sequence ATGAAAATCGGCTTGGCTCAAATTAACTCGCTCATTGGGGATTTTTCTGGAAATGTCGAACGTATGTCCAGAATGGTTGATGAAGCCCGCAAAAAAGGCTGCCAAATCGTTATTTTCCCGGAATTGTCAGTTGTTGGATATCCCCCTAGAGATTTTCTAGATAGACCGGCTTTTTTTGAAGCAAGTTGTCAGGTTCTTCCTGCAATTGAGCACATGAGCCACGATATAGCAATAATCTTTGGGCTTATTACTCGAAATGATCGTTCTATGGGGAAACCCTATCGCAATACTGCTATTTTCATGCACAGGGGTGAAATAATCGCTAAAGCACACAAAAGGCTTTTGCCTTTTTACGATGTTTTTGATGAAGAACGATATTTTGAACCTGGGGATGAAACTCCTGTTGTAGCCTGGCAGGGATTTAACTTTGCCTTGACTATCTGTGAAGACATCTGGAATCGAGAAGGCATACTTCCCAGGAAGTTTTACCCTGTAGACCCGGTGGAGGAACTCAAGGGCAAGGCCAGGAAACTATCGGCAATCGTAAACATAGCCGCTTCGCCTTATTTTGTTGGAAAAATTGAACAGGTGATAGTCCCGCTTCTTTCCAGAGTCGCTCGAGAATTGAATACCCCTGTTATTTACGTGAACCAGGTGGGAGGAAACGACGAACTGATTTTTCAAGGTCATAGCATGGTGGTCACTCCCGCTGGAGAAGTTGTTTGCCGAGGAGCATCTTTTAAAGAAGATCTGGTGCTTTTCGATCTTAACAGCATGTCCGGCGAAGTCAGGCAGGATTATTCCAGCTCGGTCGATCAACTCATTGATGCTCTCTGTCTTGGTATAAGGGATTACGTGAAAAAATGCGGTTTTCCTGGCGTTGTGATGGGTCTTAGCGGCGGTATAGACTCCGCCGTAACTGCAGCTCTGGCTACTCTGAGTCTTGGGGCAGATCGAGTGTGGGGCATTGCTATGCCGGGTCCTTACAGTTCGCCTGAAAGCTTTGAAGATGCAAAGGAACTCTCTGAACGCCTTGGAATTCGGTTTCACCTTGTGCCTATAGTTGAGATGTTTAATTCAACCTGTGGAGCTCTTTCCGATCTGTTTAAAGGGCTTTCTCCCGATGTTACGGAAGAAAACATTCAGGCACGCCTTAGAGGGCTTGTTCTCATGGCAATATCCAATAAATTCGGATTGCTTCTTCTTTCGACCGGCAATAAATCCGAACTTGCCGTTGGTTACTGCACTTTGTACGGAGACATGAATGGAGGACTTGCCGTTATAGGCGATGTGCCCAAGACTCTTGTTTATAAGATTGCAGAGCGGCTTAATGAACGATATGACAGGATACCACGCCGTATTATCGAAAAACCTCCATCGGCTGAACTGAGACCAAATCAACGGGATCAGGATACACTGCCCCCTTACGACATCTTGGATGATATACTTGAGCTTTATATAAGCGAAAACATGTCTTTTGAAGAGATTGTAAAGCGTGGATTTGACCGAGATGTTGTCGAACAGGTGATTCGTATGGTTATAAAGAATGAATACAAACGACGGCAGGCTCCCCCTGTGCTGAAAGTAACAACCAAGGCGTTTGGTTCAGGGCGTCGTATGCCGATTGCTCACGGTTATAAGGAAGTGTAG